A DNA window from Planctomycetota bacterium contains the following coding sequences:
- a CDS encoding serine hydrolase codes for MPTLIGALCLTALVSATALAPARDLFLPTADETWETASPEALGWDRAALDEACDFVRDTHGKSFLILKDGRIVVERHWTAAGPAHAQYVMSTGKSITAFLVGVARAEGKLTLGQPVSEIIGPGWSRATPTQEREIRVEHLLTMTSGLDARLAYEAPPGAVWRYNTPAYQQLHPLLEKAVGTSVDAFSARVLFEPLGMKHSRFRSHSFVMTAREMARFGLLILARGTWNDRSVIEDRAYFAAMLAPSQRLNRAYGYLWWLNGQESFRTVGPPRAAVRGALVPDAPADMVSANGKGGQRISVAPGAGLVVVRLGENPAAGHGGDTEGNGTQSRFDVQLWRRLARAIPAATVRGADGPPVGSDRSEDQP; via the coding sequence ATGCCGACGCTGATCGGGGCACTGTGCCTTACGGCACTCGTATCAGCGACCGCTCTCGCTCCTGCGCGCGACCTGTTTCTGCCGACCGCCGACGAGACGTGGGAGACGGCGAGCCCCGAGGCACTGGGGTGGGATCGCGCGGCGCTCGACGAGGCGTGCGACTTCGTCCGTGACACCCACGGCAAGTCGTTCCTGATCCTCAAGGACGGCCGGATCGTCGTCGAGCGCCATTGGACTGCGGCCGGGCCCGCGCACGCGCAGTACGTGATGTCGACCGGCAAGAGCATCACGGCCTTCCTGGTCGGGGTCGCGAGGGCCGAGGGGAAGCTCACGCTCGGGCAGCCGGTGTCGGAGATCATCGGACCCGGTTGGTCGCGCGCGACGCCAACGCAGGAACGCGAGATCCGTGTCGAGCACCTGCTCACGATGACCAGCGGCCTCGACGCCCGGCTGGCCTACGAGGCGCCCCCCGGCGCCGTATGGCGCTACAACACCCCCGCCTACCAGCAGCTCCATCCGCTCTTGGAGAAGGCGGTCGGGACGAGCGTCGATGCGTTCTCGGCACGCGTGCTGTTCGAGCCGTTGGGGATGAAGCACTCCCGGTTCCGCTCCCACAGCTTCGTGATGACCGCCCGCGAGATGGCCCGGTTCGGACTGTTGATCCTCGCCCGGGGCACCTGGAACGACCGGTCGGTGATCGAGGATCGAGCATACTTCGCCGCCATGCTCGCGCCGTCGCAGCGGCTCAATCGCGCCTACGGCTACCTCTGGTGGCTCAACGGCCAGGAGTCGTTTCGGACGGTTGGACCTCCGCGTGCCGCCGTGCGCGGCGCGCTGGTGCCCGACGCACCCGCCGACATGGTCAGCGCCAACGGCAAGGGCGGCCAGCGGATCTCGGTCGCGCCCGGCGCGGGGCTGGTGGTCGTGCGGCTCGGCGAGAACCCTGCCGCGGGCCACGGCGGCGACACCGAGGGGAACGGCACGCAATCCCGGTTCGATGTGCAGCTGTGGCGCCGGCTCGCGCGCGCCATTCCGGCGGCAACCGTCCGCGGAGCGGACGGGCCGCCGGTTGGTTCCGATCGTTCGGAGGACCAGCCATGA
- a CDS encoding redoxin, with protein MTRFRVTVSGAALVLAIGGVALAGRAAAQPGVGERFDRLDRDGDGRVTPDELPARAFFERLDLDGDGAIIKREALEAVRAGALRDVRDNAGAPPAAPATPAPSAPAEPPLRAGPKPVRPGDHGIGRRVGAVTFTALDGTVHDLARFAAGRVVVFAMTSTSCPLSRKYLPTLADLVAASGEGIAWILVDPVATDDQAMQCEAAARFFGRAVWVHDREGRLAAAVGALSTTDVVVLAPDRTVAYHGAIDDQYGFGYALDAPRRRYLADALSALGRGNDPPVAATEAPGCVLDQPVDAGPTAAVTYHGRVSRIVARHCAECHRDGGAGPFPLDSYADLVAHAGMVRDVVERGTMPPWFAAAPAPDPETGRVHSPWANDRSVAEGDKRDLLAWLAGGRPEGDPADGPAPRVYPDEWHIGTPDAVFEFAEPVAVKATGVMPYQTVFVDTHLPEDRWVQAIEVVPGDPGVVHHALIHLAGEIDSLADVAAAAEERGGFWGEYVPGQSTLVFPDGFAKKLPKGARLRFQMHYTPNGTATTDRTRVGVIYAKEPPKHEVRVAGIVNPRISIPPHAADHREEASLTVPFDATIIGFLPHLHVRGKACRYELVRRDGGRSTLLDIPRYDFNWQLLYRLHEPLELRAGDRLVFTAWFDNSAANPANPDPTKTVRWGPQTFDEMYLGYVEYFVPGLAPGESPPGLRRGRGLLRGRATP; from the coding sequence ATGACGAGGTTCCGTGTGACGGTTTCGGGCGCCGCCCTTGTGCTGGCCATCGGTGGGGTGGCCCTTGCGGGCCGCGCCGCGGCGCAGCCGGGGGTCGGCGAACGGTTCGACCGGCTCGACCGCGACGGTGACGGCCGGGTGACCCCCGACGAGTTGCCCGCCCGGGCGTTCTTCGAGCGGCTCGATCTCGACGGCGACGGTGCGATCATCAAGCGCGAGGCGCTCGAAGCGGTGCGGGCTGGCGCACTGCGGGACGTGCGCGATAACGCGGGGGCCCCGCCCGCGGCCCCGGCAACGCCCGCGCCGTCGGCTCCGGCCGAGCCACCGCTGCGCGCGGGACCCAAGCCCGTCCGGCCCGGGGATCATGGCATCGGCCGCCGCGTCGGCGCTGTGACGTTCACCGCTCTCGACGGCACCGTGCACGACCTGGCGCGGTTCGCGGCCGGCCGGGTCGTGGTGTTCGCGATGACGAGCACCAGCTGCCCGCTGAGCAGGAAATACCTGCCGACGCTCGCCGACCTCGTGGCGGCGTCGGGGGAGGGGATCGCCTGGATCCTCGTCGATCCCGTCGCGACTGACGACCAGGCGATGCAGTGCGAGGCGGCCGCACGGTTTTTCGGCCGCGCGGTCTGGGTGCACGACCGGGAGGGGCGCCTCGCCGCCGCGGTCGGTGCGCTCTCCACGACCGACGTCGTCGTGCTCGCGCCCGACCGGACCGTGGCCTACCACGGCGCGATCGACGACCAATACGGTTTCGGCTACGCGCTCGACGCGCCGCGGCGGCGCTACCTCGCCGACGCGCTGAGCGCGCTCGGCCGGGGCAACGACCCACCGGTCGCCGCGACCGAGGCGCCCGGGTGCGTGCTCGACCAGCCGGTCGACGCCGGCCCGACCGCGGCGGTGACCTACCATGGCCGGGTCTCGCGGATCGTCGCTCGGCATTGCGCCGAGTGCCACCGCGACGGCGGTGCCGGCCCGTTTCCCCTTGATTCGTACGCCGACCTCGTCGCCCACGCGGGGATGGTGCGCGACGTCGTCGAGCGCGGCACGATGCCCCCGTGGTTTGCCGCGGCACCGGCGCCCGATCCGGAGACGGGCCGCGTCCACTCGCCGTGGGCCAACGACCGCTCGGTCGCGGAGGGGGACAAGCGCGATCTCCTCGCCTGGCTGGCCGGTGGCCGGCCCGAAGGGGATCCTGCCGATGGACCCGCTCCGCGCGTCTATCCGGACGAGTGGCACATCGGCACTCCTGACGCCGTCTTCGAGTTTGCCGAGCCGGTGGCGGTGAAGGCGACAGGCGTGATGCCCTACCAGACGGTGTTCGTCGACACGCACCTCCCGGAGGATCGCTGGGTGCAAGCGATCGAGGTTGTGCCCGGCGATCCTGGAGTCGTGCACCATGCCCTGATCCACCTCGCCGGCGAGATCGACTCGCTGGCCGACGTCGCCGCCGCCGCCGAGGAACGGGGGGGCTTCTGGGGCGAATACGTCCCCGGGCAGAGCACGCTCGTTTTTCCCGACGGCTTCGCGAAGAAGCTCCCCAAGGGGGCACGGCTGCGGTTCCAGATGCATTACACGCCCAACGGTACCGCCACGACCGACCGGACGCGCGTCGGCGTGATCTACGCGAAGGAGCCCCCGAAGCACGAGGTCCGCGTGGCGGGGATCGTCAATCCGCGGATCTCGATCCCGCCGCACGCCGCCGACCACCGTGAGGAGGCGTCGCTCACCGTGCCGTTCGACGCCACGATCATCGGCTTCCTCCCCCATCTCCACGTCCGCGGCAAGGCCTGCCGCTACGAACTGGTCCGCCGCGACGGCGGCCGTTCGACGCTCCTCGACATCCCCCGCTACGACTTCAATTGGCAACTCCTCTACCGGCTCCACGAGCCGCTCGAGCTCCGGGCGGGGGACCGGTTGGTGTTCACCGCCTGGTTCGACAACAGCGCCGCCAACCCCGCCAATCCCGACCCGACGAAGACGGTTCGCTGGGGGCCGCAGACGTTCGACGAGATGTACCTCGGCTACGTCGAGTATTTCGTTCCGGGGCTCGCGCCGGGGGAGTCGCCGCCGGGGTTGCGCCGCGGCCGCGGTCTGCTCCGCGGCAGGGCGACACCCTGA
- a CDS encoding DUF433 domain-containing protein produces the protein MTALEQALDLIGRLTRGEKARLVRDIVAQIDETFPGVDSRPDVCGGEPCIVRTRIPVWLLVQTHRLGTSEADLLRSYPTLRAQDLVAAWAYWRAHPAEIERQIHDNEAA, from the coding sequence ATGACGGCTCTCGAACAAGCGCTGGATCTGATCGGCCGCCTGACCCGGGGGGAGAAGGCACGGCTTGTCCGGGATATCGTCGCCCAGATCGACGAGACATTTCCCGGTGTCGATTCCCGCCCGGATGTCTGCGGGGGGGAGCCGTGCATCGTGCGAACCCGGATCCCGGTGTGGCTGCTGGTGCAGACACACCGGCTCGGCACGAGCGAGGCCGATCTGCTTCGGTCATACCCGACACTACGGGCGCAGGATCTCGTCGCGGCGTGGGCTTACTGGCGCGCCCACCCTGCGGAAATCGAACGGCAGATCCACGACAACGAGGCCGCGTGA
- a CDS encoding c-type cytochrome — translation MPMRRSGFAIGAAAAAALVLVAPRAGAAPPVARAAGGPVEPADGPGTLVLPEGLAATLFAGEPLLSSPADIDVDASGRVWVCEVTNYRGRKDTRPDGDRILVLEDTDGDGAADKQTVFHQGRDVDSALGICVIGDGPGRRAIVSCAPEVFILHDDDGDLVADRKEVLFTKTGQPQHDHSVHAFVVGPDGRWYFNFGNTGHAIHDRDGHPVVDREGRTVDDSGKPFRQGMVFRCRPDGSELEVLGHNFRNNYEVAVDSFGTLWQSDNDDDGNRGVRINWVMERGNYGYVDELTGAGWQQSRANLEDSVERRHWHQNDPGVVPNLLHTGAGSPTGICVYEGRLLPERFHGSLIHCDAGPNVVRAYHVRAAGAGYEAGSETLVDGAADRWFRPSDVCVAPDGSLIVADWYDPGVGGHGMGDVEKGRLYRIAPAGARWTVPTADLATVDGAVAALASPNLSTRATALERLTRDPAAAGTALLPALEKATDLRHAARLAWALGTLPGRDPEWVVAFLAGAPAPELRTVALRLSRATRGDTLALADVLAGDASPAVRREVAIALAGHGGGRADGIWARLARAHVAGDRFELEALGIGADGHWNSRLAAWQPDLQEPLSPAAREIVWRSRGTRSAELIARLIADPSLGTSESLALVRALDFQPAATVRAALPAILAAAAGWPADKRSVILPIVTLRLDPADAAGPLAGAIAAAADLAAGTAQEVALVSRFGLRDRADSLVTLAAAAGTDEKLAVAAASAALELGAGDAFAHRARGGDEAAATRLLAAVGAGGSGKGTDLLAGLLVKADVPDALRAVAVRALARSQSGSRRLIELAREGVVTGALAQGAALAISASPWPEIRKEAAGVLPLPPARGGVVLPPVAELVKRTGDAAAGQALFAGAGTCGKCHVVAGAGKAVGPDLSGVGAKLSREGLWESLLAPSAAISHNYETWTMVGEDGRSVTGLVVSQTPSEVVVRGADGIDVTLAAGDVAELVKQPVSLMPADLATTLSVDELVDLVTWLETLKVPR, via the coding sequence ATGCCGATGCGACGCTCGGGCTTTGCCATCGGGGCCGCCGCTGCCGCAGCCCTCGTGCTCGTCGCCCCTCGTGCCGGTGCCGCACCGCCGGTCGCCCGGGCGGCGGGGGGCCCGGTCGAGCCGGCCGACGGCCCCGGCACGCTCGTGCTGCCGGAGGGGCTGGCGGCGACGCTGTTCGCCGGCGAGCCGCTCCTCTCGAGCCCCGCCGACATCGACGTCGACGCGTCGGGGCGCGTGTGGGTGTGCGAGGTCACCAACTACCGCGGGCGCAAGGACACGCGCCCCGACGGCGACCGGATCCTCGTCCTCGAAGACACCGACGGTGACGGCGCGGCCGACAAGCAGACCGTGTTCCACCAGGGGCGCGACGTCGATAGCGCCCTGGGGATCTGCGTGATCGGCGACGGACCCGGCCGGCGGGCGATCGTGTCGTGCGCGCCGGAGGTATTCATCCTCCACGACGACGACGGCGACCTCGTCGCCGACCGCAAGGAGGTGCTGTTCACGAAGACCGGCCAGCCGCAGCACGACCACTCGGTCCATGCGTTCGTCGTCGGCCCCGACGGCCGCTGGTATTTCAACTTCGGCAACACCGGCCACGCCATCCACGACCGCGACGGGCATCCGGTGGTCGACCGCGAGGGGCGCACGGTCGACGACTCGGGGAAGCCGTTTCGCCAGGGGATGGTGTTCCGCTGCCGCCCCGACGGCAGCGAGCTCGAGGTCCTCGGCCACAACTTCCGCAACAACTACGAGGTCGCCGTCGATTCCTTCGGCACGCTGTGGCAGAGCGACAACGACGACGACGGCAACCGCGGCGTCCGCATCAACTGGGTGATGGAGCGCGGCAACTACGGCTACGTCGACGAGCTCACCGGCGCCGGCTGGCAGCAGTCCCGTGCCAACCTCGAAGACTCGGTCGAGCGCCGCCACTGGCACCAGAACGACCCCGGCGTCGTCCCCAACCTGCTCCATACCGGCGCCGGCTCGCCGACCGGGATCTGCGTCTACGAAGGCAGGCTGTTGCCCGAGCGCTTCCACGGTTCCCTGATCCACTGCGACGCCGGGCCCAACGTCGTCCGCGCCTACCATGTGCGCGCCGCGGGTGCCGGCTACGAGGCCGGTAGCGAAACGCTCGTCGACGGCGCCGCCGACCGCTGGTTTCGCCCCAGCGACGTCTGTGTCGCTCCCGACGGATCGCTGATCGTGGCCGACTGGTACGACCCTGGCGTCGGCGGCCACGGCATGGGGGACGTCGAGAAGGGGCGGCTGTACCGGATCGCGCCGGCCGGCGCACGCTGGACGGTGCCCACGGCCGATCTGGCCACGGTCGACGGCGCCGTCGCGGCGCTGGCCAGCCCCAACCTGTCGACCCGTGCCACGGCGCTCGAGCGCCTCACGCGAGACCCTGCCGCGGCGGGGACGGCGCTGCTCCCCGCGCTCGAGAAGGCGACCGACCTGCGCCATGCGGCGCGCCTCGCCTGGGCGCTGGGCACGCTGCCGGGGCGCGACCCGGAGTGGGTGGTGGCGTTTCTCGCCGGGGCGCCGGCGCCGGAGCTGCGCACGGTGGCGCTGCGGCTCTCGCGGGCGACGCGCGGCGACACGCTCGCGCTTGCCGACGTGCTCGCCGGCGACGCATCGCCGGCGGTGCGCCGCGAGGTGGCGATCGCACTGGCCGGCCATGGCGGCGGCCGTGCCGACGGAATCTGGGCGCGCCTCGCCCGCGCCCACGTTGCCGGCGACCGGTTTGAGCTCGAAGCCCTCGGGATCGGCGCCGACGGCCATTGGAACAGCCGCCTCGCCGCCTGGCAGCCCGACCTCCAGGAGCCGCTCTCGCCGGCGGCCCGCGAGATCGTGTGGCGCAGCCGCGGCACGCGCTCGGCCGAGTTGATCGCCCGGTTGATCGCCGATCCCTCGCTCGGCACCAGCGAGTCGCTGGCGCTGGTGAGGGCGCTCGATTTCCAGCCGGCCGCCACCGTCCGCGCTGCCCTGCCGGCGATCCTCGCCGCTGCCGCGGGCTGGCCGGCCGACAAACGGAGCGTGATTCTCCCGATCGTAACGCTGCGACTCGATCCGGCCGATGCGGCCGGGCCGCTGGCCGGGGCGATCGCCGCGGCCGCCGACCTCGCCGCCGGCACGGCGCAGGAAGTGGCGCTCGTGTCACGGTTCGGCCTGCGGGACCGGGCCGACTCCCTCGTCACCCTCGCGGCGGCGGCCGGGACCGATGAAAAACTCGCCGTCGCCGCCGCGAGCGCCGCGCTCGAGCTCGGCGCCGGCGATGCCTTCGCTCATCGTGCCCGCGGTGGCGACGAGGCGGCGGCCACCCGGCTCCTCGCCGCGGTCGGGGCGGGCGGGAGCGGCAAGGGGACCGATCTGCTCGCCGGGCTGCTCGTGAAGGCGGACGTGCCCGACGCGCTGCGCGCCGTCGCCGTCCGCGCTCTGGCGCGCTCGCAGAGCGGCAGCCGGCGGCTGATCGAGCTGGCCCGCGAGGGCGTGGTCACAGGCGCCTTGGCCCAAGGAGCAGCGCTGGCAATTTCCGCGTCACCCTGGCCGGAGATCCGCAAGGAGGCGGCTGGCGTGCTGCCGCTGCCGCCGGCGCGCGGTGGCGTGGTGCTGCCGCCGGTGGCCGAGCTCGTGAAGCGCACGGGGGATGCCGCCGCGGGGCAGGCGCTCTTTGCCGGTGCCGGCACGTGCGGCAAGTGCCATGTCGTCGCCGGCGCTGGGAAGGCGGTCGGCCCCGATCTGTCGGGCGTCGGCGCGAAGCTGTCGCGTGAGGGATTGTGGGAATCGCTGCTCGCGCCGTCGGCGGCGATCAGCCACAATTACGAGACCTGGACGATGGTCGGCGAGGACGGCCGCAGCGTGACCGGCCTGGTCGTCTCGCAGACCCCCTCCGAGGTCGTCGTCCGCGGCGCCGACGGGATCGACGTCACGCTGGCGGCGGGCGATGTCGCCGAGCTGGTGAAGCAGCCGGTGTCGCTGATGCCCGCCGACCTCGCGACGACGCTCTCGGTCGACGAGCTGGTCGATCTCGTCACCTGGCTCGAGACCCTCAAGGTGCCGCGTTAG